In Chrysemys picta bellii isolate R12L10 unplaced genomic scaffold, ASM1138683v2 scaf4941, whole genome shotgun sequence, the genomic window GGGAAGCTCACCACCTGGCCAGCTGGGCAGTGCTAGTGGGGGTCCCTGGACTCCCTGGTGCAGCGGAGCCACCCCCACCTACCCGGCCGCTCTCACACTGCTCATGCCTCCCACgcaaatggggaggaggggagaaaagtgCTTGCTGCAAACCTGGCTTTGCTGCCCACCTCCTGCTGGggttctgccctgctccccagctgtgtttgagggttggggcctggggcagggagctgccctaATGGCAGCAGGCAGGAGCATGGGGAGCCGGCAGTGCGACTGTCTGCCGGGCCGCCGCCCCTGACGCGCTCTCTCTGACACTAGCGGACATTGCCCGGAACATGGGCGCCAAGACGGTGGTCGCCATCGACGTGGGCAGCCAGGACGAGACTGACCTCTGCAACTACGGCGACAGCCTCTCAGGCTGGTGGCTGCTGTGGAAACGCCTCAATCCCTG contains:
- the LOC135980603 gene encoding patatin-like phospholipase domain-containing protein 6, which encodes MGAKTVVAIDVGSQDETDLCNYGDSLSGWWLLWKRLNPWAQKVKVPDMAEIQSRLAYVSVVCAPAGGGKVELLL